A window of Sphingobacterium sp. SRCM116780 contains these coding sequences:
- a CDS encoding DUF5007 domain-containing protein gives MNIKFYNPLKQVALFGLGLFVLASCKKNIPDDIDSLGQDIVYSNNEITPILGRNTFYSNIVSIGENTSQPLTFKLVNIRDIDGQPATIFNDKFPVTIWKESYTGNEKSIAEIESKRKIEYRPILEVLEHSGNINFWGQSANSSFVKAQPDSGYVFDIEVSNSGGRRYIRDFKLKPFRERPYEPSIVDPITGLSILPYTWPQTVRNMQGSRTKLVMSSSDINIYFNKLESKGQGTKTLTISFLDSLNNPIDPVKFNATNWDKLLHGFNHRFENKKVIYDVAYPIPLTPIETEYTIGGGNYAYMQFKYRRKGDFGNLEDCYFGFYYAIYEEGDWEIQFRFPHESPLFD, from the coding sequence ATGAACATAAAATTTTACAATCCACTCAAACAAGTTGCATTGTTCGGTCTAGGACTGTTCGTGTTGGCTTCTTGTAAGAAAAATATTCCAGATGATATTGATTCATTGGGTCAAGATATTGTATATAGTAATAATGAAATTACTCCCATATTAGGAAGAAATACTTTCTATAGTAATATTGTTAGTATAGGAGAGAATACCTCGCAACCTTTAACGTTCAAGCTAGTCAATATTCGTGATATTGATGGACAACCTGCGACTATATTTAACGATAAATTCCCCGTTACAATTTGGAAAGAAAGCTACACTGGTAATGAAAAATCAATTGCTGAAATAGAAAGTAAAAGAAAAATTGAATATCGTCCTATTTTGGAAGTATTGGAACACTCTGGCAATATCAATTTTTGGGGACAATCAGCAAATTCTAGTTTTGTCAAAGCGCAACCAGACTCAGGTTATGTCTTTGATATTGAAGTGAGTAATAGTGGTGGTCGTCGCTATATTCGAGACTTTAAATTAAAGCCTTTTCGTGAAAGACCTTATGAACCGAGTATTGTTGATCCAATTACAGGTCTATCCATACTTCCATATACATGGCCTCAAACGGTTCGAAATATGCAAGGATCTCGAACAAAGCTAGTGATGTCGAGTTCTGACATCAATATCTATTTTAATAAGCTGGAGAGCAAAGGACAAGGAACTAAAACACTGACGATCAGTTTTCTTGACTCTTTAAATAATCCAATCGATCCAGTTAAGTTCAATGCTACGAACTGGGATAAATTGTTGCATGGTTTTAATCATCGCTTCGAAAATAAAAAGGTTATCTATGATGTTGCTTATCCTATTCCACTAACACCTATTGAAACAGAATATACAATAGGCGGGGGAAATTATGCATATATGCAATTTAAATATCGTAGAAAAGGCGATTTTGGAAATTTGGAAGACTGTTATTTTGGATTTTATTATGCCATTTATGAAGAAGGAGACTGGGAGATCCAATTTCGCTTCCCACATGAGTCTCCTTTATTTGATTGA
- a CDS encoding fasciclin domain-containing protein has product MMKRQLYIVFSFLTLVIGFAACKKGNTYYEDYQLKDTEFKGTTLNFLETQGSVYDSLLLALERVPDLRSKLNSTTDTLTFFATTNSSFTNALEAMNAVRKASNRAPLFIEDIPQIVLDSLMYHYAFNGNYNTNSLEEFKEGKEVRAIDNYRMHLMFKVTSASGITNGGQQQIKLSDINNSIFQRYWQESNTSVVNIKTTNGTVHILSPSHNFGFSKLAKILNK; this is encoded by the coding sequence ATGATGAAAAGACAATTATATATCGTGTTCTCCTTTTTGACACTGGTAATAGGCTTTGCAGCCTGTAAAAAGGGAAACACTTATTATGAAGATTATCAGTTAAAAGATACGGAGTTCAAAGGAACTACGCTAAACTTTTTGGAAACACAAGGATCAGTTTATGACTCTTTACTATTAGCCTTGGAGCGTGTACCAGATTTGCGAAGCAAATTGAATAGCACAACGGATACGTTGACATTTTTTGCGACGACCAATAGTAGTTTTACCAATGCTTTGGAAGCGATGAATGCGGTCAGAAAAGCGTCCAATAGAGCGCCATTATTTATAGAGGACATTCCTCAAATAGTTTTAGATAGTTTGATGTATCATTATGCCTTTAATGGAAATTATAATACAAATTCTTTAGAAGAATTTAAAGAAGGTAAAGAGGTCCGTGCTATTGATAATTATCGGATGCATTTGATGTTTAAAGTGACATCAGCTTCTGGGATTACAAATGGTGGTCAACAACAGATCAAACTGAGTGACATCAATAACTCCATCTTTCAAAGATACTGGCAAGAAAGTAATACATCTGTTGTCAATATTAAAACTACAAATGGAACAGTTCATATTTTAAGCCCTAGTCACAACTTTGGGTTCAGTAAACTAGCCAAAATTTTAAATAAATAG
- a CDS encoding RagB/SusD family nutrient uptake outer membrane protein, with protein MKRFNQLRIAVLVGVSVLVSATSCNKKLDIVSSNLGSESKEWASISDTRAHLMGIYGLMRAATVNNYGHWIYGEMRYGDFTPYSRADLRVVQENKLKSAYPLVKDLTDWRRFYAAINAASLFIERAPEVMAKDKRYTERDMKYDVAQARAARAFMYFYMVRIWGEVPLLKDSYDNGSFVEVNKSSEATVLAFAEDELLKAAQDLPYAYGVGTQTYYGENSSTWVGVLINKITAYSLLAHIAAWQNKYINADVYAKFVVDNYTKAGLNILSVANIVNPTDGLFGPSTRPQILAIRASYELGEATNTGHIESLTLGYPIVTKAKPDIYVSRDTINNVFDDVNDTRFGIDSVSGLVRTNYFTNYNGDIPIFSKIKVIRNGAGDSDFSIFGSNLIFTRLEEIILLLAEAKEVLGQHDEAIKYLNQIKSARGLKPYISSSTKDLLEEIFSERRRELMGEGWRWYDQIRLAKIKKNNPTINNLIATGGIYWPISADVLARNSKLQQNTYWK; from the coding sequence ATGAAAAGATTTAATCAATTGAGAATAGCAGTACTAGTAGGCGTTAGTGTACTAGTCTCAGCAACGTCTTGTAATAAAAAATTGGATATTGTATCATCCAATTTAGGTTCTGAAAGCAAAGAATGGGCGTCTATTTCTGACACACGTGCCCACCTCATGGGTATATATGGTTTAATGCGCGCAGCAACAGTTAATAACTATGGGCATTGGATCTATGGAGAGATGCGATATGGGGATTTTACACCTTATTCCCGTGCAGATCTACGTGTAGTACAAGAAAATAAATTAAAGTCAGCTTATCCATTGGTTAAAGATTTGACCGATTGGAGACGTTTTTATGCGGCTATCAATGCTGCGTCTTTGTTTATTGAAAGAGCACCTGAAGTGATGGCAAAAGATAAACGTTATACCGAACGAGATATGAAGTATGATGTTGCTCAAGCAAGAGCTGCCAGAGCATTTATGTATTTCTATATGGTGCGTATCTGGGGTGAAGTTCCTTTATTAAAAGACTCTTACGACAATGGTAGTTTTGTTGAAGTCAATAAATCTTCTGAAGCAACTGTATTGGCGTTTGCAGAAGATGAATTATTGAAAGCTGCACAAGACTTACCTTATGCGTATGGTGTAGGAACACAAACGTATTATGGCGAAAATTCAAGTACTTGGGTAGGCGTATTGATCAATAAAATAACAGCTTATTCGTTATTAGCACATATTGCAGCTTGGCAAAATAAATACATCAATGCGGATGTGTATGCTAAATTTGTGGTTGACAATTATACGAAAGCAGGACTAAACATTCTATCTGTCGCAAATATTGTCAATCCTACAGATGGTCTATTTGGACCAAGTACAAGACCTCAAATCTTAGCTATACGTGCGTCGTATGAGCTTGGTGAAGCTACGAATACTGGCCATATTGAGTCTCTGACTTTAGGTTATCCGATAGTAACGAAAGCAAAACCAGATATTTATGTTTCTCGCGATACCATTAATAACGTATTTGACGATGTGAATGATACCCGATTTGGTATAGACTCTGTATCGGGCTTGGTAAGGACCAATTATTTCACTAATTATAATGGCGATATCCCTATTTTCTCTAAAATAAAAGTAATCCGTAATGGAGCCGGTGATTCTGATTTTTCCATTTTTGGATCCAATTTGATCTTTACTCGTTTGGAGGAAATAATACTTTTATTAGCAGAAGCGAAAGAGGTTTTGGGACAACACGATGAGGCCATTAAATACTTAAATCAAATCAAATCGGCTCGGGGACTGAAACCTTATATTTCATCTTCTACAAAAGATCTGCTAGAAGAAATTTTCTCAGAACGTCGTCGTGAATTGATGGGTGAAGGATGGAGATGGTATGATCAAATTCGTTTAGCTAAAATCAAAAAAAATAATCCAACTATTAACAATTTGATTGCTACTGGAGGAATTTATTGGCCTATTTCGGCAGATGTCTTGGCACGAAATTCAAAATTGCAACAAAATACATATTGGAAATAA